In Cydia pomonella isolate Wapato2018A chromosome 27, ilCydPomo1, whole genome shotgun sequence, a single genomic region encodes these proteins:
- the LOC133532394 gene encoding uncharacterized protein LOC133532394 isoform X3, whose product MLMKRETPERVQQSASETQGVETVPLVGVSEKAPLREPPTSGHGNFRLTTKKKYAQIPGLSSGESGQMPTYTPPTFNQPIFTPQPELKDNFINTSNIPTDVGQTNVDFNAFSNVQNIPLEHDNKSNVFETKQDTNFAASQFQDSNQQGIIPPPPMFSNLSKRDSVPSVGKTILPPSVARRIGSNKPTITNQAPAFAAVGNIFVPAPIAAETLPQNASQPSFMGSNPTSFPSSYTSQEASPVIPMSTPIQSTVSSTTIPPVASLATTTLASAILQVDSSINVPENSASGIPTFTTENFPPPPKNAFASPPAMTSQATVPLIRGKLPPPPIIPIVHPPATTSQATVPSIPGNLPPPPKNAFDTPAIVSQSTGSLVTENLPPPPRNAFASPPTMAPNAPEFSMTSSAQSASVLSSPQFNPPGSKPQSVIPPPITGPNNPTTTYPLFPNTAGASSPMSIISVQPQMSTSNLQNQSTSGLSAQSATSAAAPQIFNPNEHLSLLSKDITNYQLQQTLPPAEPHKIPEPPKASGNTNFRMTKKRPQYYSGPIEGVGAISNNVKPTLMPVATTAFQGAVFTPESNAGQTELFTPENVTENASSHGAILPPGNNEHQQQYYNFAPVDVNQSSSNINYPASVSEASTYNYNTAFDLSQQAPDAYEAPKQESAFGIIGSLKSKLSSIDINKLQNSVTTFFDPGYNMVKTDTAQNTQSNYGQNQGLEIFIANPETQVQPFNYDVHQHNFTYGQGSIPNASDYYNQQVHNVYSTSSYYSQPTYGTQSYSRTNLPIQQGYSQPPNNTTSVINTETSQGVNLWASYDPTSTGHNKDYVADKSNITHDPTPAVETESTKRANIWDPYDQSSTNYDKDCVSNSTPKQPSALDINAVQVANASTYDPTGYGYKDNIADNNNITHEQTSSVDIDTTQRAYAQSTYDRTTTTISSGSNKDNVTDNNSVTHEQLSSVDTDIPKRDNMLDTYDSAFSTSYDKDYIAQFYNITQEPPSVVEFKSAQELNIGDSYDPAISRYDKETVVEHETGNDGAGAFFQGQPEISISKMVKMSSGENVAEAIKNLQIKDNGKTNLEQIGLEEKQNMSFNKLSQPIFPGVIDIDENDELKKSGASNYVDMFKNSDNPELPSAFDAPLQNPFSNPEEISDGVSEGCVSWNSNEEEVDDQSSAERLMSLANEDFEDDNLCADEGEQDDNLDICVTCREVNQPVQMQPVLAEDLTHQMIKNITAPIQLSNPVEVPLTETDINRDVPDEFDTINQCAEISLIADETIETLQIQSASDLLNETESTNIDTSYGWRIEAPLPPGEDLLDHDYTFKTNSSAIGSFANNNLFFDNVSNYGDIKTELNVPQKEAPILLQSQMSIPSAPPAEDSDDAKSDETGVLDVQSIEQDASKDFPVFEEYVIEPSEMDDDKIEFKSQGDEVKDTFTNRVARFKKLEGNDDAIEKNDFADLSIPNTMMPSYFDTGNYAVETHVKNSLKSPTIARIPPGFEDHYELVPKGHNQRGTVKVPETSTQTTITTTISDVHTKTENLTSTVLSNITPLTNEPTNIQEPKLETRLPDFTGVFQANIKLADTSFTGAEISIESTKEHTSVNPQANIEDKVQENKPIPLPDPINFFASSTQETETTEGVNRLASYFAAPPKTNTTKSFFELSQGQDHYRQNDEIKGSKPFFELSQSQDHYKENIANIPHDRYIANLNLMSDLTSPQNIEPNKEQIVRTVNYFTVEYDNDILNFNKGEPSLNIIKQNINKQTANQPDIVKDEIELEKEETILNDEILTEIIKKCRYCKDLKAGPILTINEVDLDLVQVRFRQAMDGASSPKKEQVNVEPRRDKERSVNVRMEDVASDGDNSEGVAMMTENRSSNEYEAVKHHWFYRVDCEDKSTWRGFSVMDSRAIENAFQSPNLNESTLVPTDGGRYDVNVIGRLRIAVYWSDKPTNVRRCSWFYKGTTDARYVPYTEAVAEKLEVEYRHGITTGEWHRRLVLPNNELVVMHGPAVMVHFLQAGATDAFSAPNQSAMRPRVVRRGIDESEIEDSEPSSIDHLLLLCHGVGSACDMRFRAVEEVVDDFRATSLQLLQSHYRNSYDNGIVGRVEVLPISWHASLHAGPRGVDRRLARVTLASIPRLRNFTNDTVLDVLFYTSPHYCQMILDTVCGELNRIYTLFMSRNPDFKGRVSLGGHSLGSVILYDLLCNQPIPRNPVKPRSEKTYISGTAANNPTMQYPTLCFEPLALYALGSPIAIFECIRGVDMLGSDFYLPTCRNFFNIFHPYDPIAYRIEPLVNPQLQDVKPSLIPHHKGRKRMHLELKDTMARVGADLKQKLVESIKSTWSSMWSSAAPPDHQLEKVVEEEIEKEQLEEESSKDEPVQADVTPGEMLGRLNNGRRVDYVLQEAPFEMINEYIFAMSSHVCYWESEDVMLLILREIYDSMGVQPDVTVPQQSLTVQRTTIVTSGERIVTSDASTSRLP is encoded by the exons ATGCTGATGAAGAGGGAGACGCCTGAGAGGGTGCAGCAAAGTGCGAGTGAGACGCAAGGTGTTGAGACGGTGCCGTTGGTGGGTGTAAGCGAGAAAGCGCCGCTGAGAGAGCCGCCGACTTCTG GTCACGGAAATTTCCGTTTGACGACCAAGAAGAAATACGCTCAAATACCTGGTCTTAGTTCAGGAGAATCAGGTCAAATGCCGACGTACACGCCTCCTACTTTCAACCAACCAATATTCACCCCCCAACCTGAACTTaaagataattttattaatactaGCAACATACCAACAGATGTTGGTCAAACGAATGTAGATTTTAACGCTTTTAGTAATGTACAAAACATTCCATTAGAACACGATAACAAATCTAATGTATTTGAAACTAAGCAAGATACAAACTTCGCTGCATCACAATTTCAAGATTCTAATCAGCAAGGTATAATTCCACCACCGCCAATGTTTTCTAATTTATCGAAAAGAGACAGTGTGCCTAGCGTAGGTAAGACGATATTACCACCATCCGTCGCTAGGAGAATAGGTTCCAATAAACCTACAATAACTAATCAAGCACCAGCTTTTGCTGCGGTTGGTAATATATTCGTACCAGCGCCGATTGCAGCAGAAACATTGCCACAAAATGCTTCGCAACCATCGTTTATGGGTAGTAATCCTACGAGCTTTCCTTCAAGTTATACATCACAAGAAGCATCACCAGTTATACCGATGTCTACACCGATCCAAAGTACAGTTTCGTCAACAACTATACCGCCAGTTGCCTCTTTAGCAACGACTACACTTGCGTCAGCAATCCTTCAAGTCGATTCATCAATAAATGTACCAGAAAATTCAGCATCTGGAATACCCACTTTTACAACGGAAAATTTTCCACCACCACCGAAAAATGCATTCGCATCTCCCCCTGCAATGACTTCACAGGCAACTGTACCTTTAATAAGGGGAAAACTGCCGCCGCCACCAATAATTCCAATCGTACATCCTCCGGCAACAACTTCACAAGCAACAGTACCTTCAATTCCGGGAAATTTACCACCCCCACCGAAAAATGCATTTGATACTCCTGCAATAGTTTCACAATCAACAGGATCTTTAGTAACGGAAAATCTACCACCACCACCGAGAAATGCTTTTGCAAGTCCACCAACGATGGCACCAAATGCGCCAGAATTTTCAATGACATCAAGTGCTCAATCTGCATCTGTATTATCGTCACCGCAATTTAATCCACCAGGAAGCAAACCGCAATCTGTAATCCCACCGCCAATAACTGGTCCAAATAATCCAACGACCACATATCCACTATTCCCAAATACAGCAGGAGCATCGTCACCTATGTCAATTATATCGGTTCAACCACAGATGAGTACTTCCAATTTACAAAACCAATCTACCTCGGGGCTTTCTGCTCAAAGTGCAACATCAGCAGCTGCACCACAAATATTTAATCCTAACGAACATTTATCCTTACTATCTAAGGATATAACAAACTATCAATTGCAACAAACGTTGCCTCCAGCAGAACCACATAAAATCCCAGAACCACCGAAGGCATCAGGCAACACCAATTTCAGGATGACGAAGAAAAGGCCACAATATTACTCAGGACCTATTGAAGGTGTCGGTGCTATTAGTAACAATGTAAAACCCACTCTAATGCCTGTAGCTACGACTGCTTTTCAAGGTGCCGTCTTTACACCAGAATCGAATGCAGGGCAAACAGAATTGTTTACTCCTGAGAATGTAACTGAAAATGCATCATCGCATGGAGCTATTTTGCCCCCAGGAAATAATGaacatcaacaacaatattataaCTTCGCGCCTGTTGATGTAAATCAATCATCAAGCAATATTAATTATCCAGCATCTGTATCTGAAGCctcgacttataattataacactgCGTTTGACTTATCCCAGCAAGCGCCAGATGCTTATGAAGCACCGAAACAAGAATCCGCATTTGGCATAATAGGCTCTCTTAAATCGAAATTATCGTCAATAGATATAAACAAGCTACAAAACAGCGTTACAACTTTCTTTGATCCGGGATATAATATGGTAAAAACGGACACGGCTCAAAATACTCAATCTAACTATGGACAGAATCAAGGACTAGAAATATTCATAGCTAACCCTGAAACGCAAGTGCAACCTTTTAATTATGATGTACATCAACATAATTTTACATATGGACAAGGTTCTATACCTAATGCCAGTGATTATTATAATCAACAAGTTCATAATGTTTATTCAACTTCTAGCTATTACTCGCAACCCACTTACGGCACACAAAGTTATAGCCGAACTAATTTGCCCATTCAGCAAGGTTATAGTCAACCTCCAAATAACACTACATCTGTCATAAACACCGAAACTTCACAAGGAGTAAATCTATGGGCCTCTTATGACCCCACTAGTACCGGGCATAATAAGGATTACGTAGCAGATAAAAGCAATATTACTCACGATCCAACACCTGCCGTAGAAACCGAATCTACAAAAAGAGCTAATATATGGGATCCTTATGACCAATCTAGTACTAATTATGATAAAGACTGTGTATCTAATAGTACTCCAAAACAACCATCTGCCCTCGACATAAATGCTGTACAAGTAGCTAATGCGAGTACATATGACCCAACTGGTTATGGATATAAAGATAATATAGCAGACAACAATAATATTACTCATGAGCAAACATCTAGCGTAGATATTGATACTACACAAAGGGCTTATGCACAGAGTACGTATGACcgtacaacaacaacaattagTTCTGGTTCTAATAAAGATAATGTTACAGATAACAATAGCGTTACTCATGAACAACTATCTAGTGTCGACACAGATATTCCAAAAAGAGATAATATGCTGGACACTTATGATTCTGCTTTTAGTACTAGTTATGATAAAGATTACATAGcacaattttataatattactcAGGAACCACCATCTGTTGTAGAATTCAAATCTGCACAAGAACTAAATATAGGGGATAGTTATGACCCTGCAATTTCTCGTTATGATAAAGAAACTGTAGTAGAACATGAAACAGGTAATGATGGTGCTGGTGCTTTCTTCCAAGGTCAGCCAGAAATTAGCATTTCGAAAATGGTTAAAATGTCAAGTGGAGAAAATGTAGCGGAAGCTATTAAAAATCTGCAGATCAAAGATAACGGAAAGACAAATCTAGAACAGATTGGTTTAGaggaaaaacaaaatatgtcatttaataaaTTGTCACAGCCAATTTTCCCAGGTGTAATTGATATCGATGAAAATGACGAGTTGAAGAAAAGTGGTGCTAGTAATTACGTAGATATGTTCAAAAATTCCGATAATCCTGAACTACCCAGTGCGTTTGATGCGCCGTTGCAGAACCCTTTTTCAAACCCTGAAGAGATATCAGACGGTGTTAGTGAAGGATGTGTTTCCTGGAATTCTAATGAAGAAGAAGTGGATGATCAATCATCTGCTGAACGCTTAATGTCATTAGCCAATGAAGACTTTGAAGATGATAATTTGTGCGCGGACGAAGGTGAGCAAGATGATAATCTAGATATTTGTGTAACTTGTAGGGAAGTAAACCAACCTGTGCAGATGCAACCCGTGCTAGCAGAAGATTTAACTCAccaaatgattaaaaatataactgccCCCATACAACTTTCAAACCCGGTTGAAGTTCCATTGACCGAAACAGATATAAATCGAGATGTTCCAGATGAATTCGACACAATCAACCAATGCGCAGAAATATCACTGATTGCTGATGAAACTATAGAAACGTTGCAAATACAGTCGGCTTCTGATTTGTTAAATGAGACTGAAAGCACCAACATTGACACAAGTTACGGTTGGCGTATTGAAGCTCCGTTGCCTCCCGGCGAAGACCTTTTGGACCACGAttatacttttaaaactaattccAGTGCTATAGGATCATTTGCTAATAATAACCTATTCTTTGACAATGTATCTAACTACGGTGACATAAAAACTGAGTTAAATGTACCTCAGAAGGAGGCTCCCATATTGCTGCAAAGTCAAATGAGTATTCCTAGCGCCCCACCGGCAGAAGATTCAGATGATGCTAAATCAGACGAAACGGGTGTGCTAGATGTTCAGTCGATAGAACAAGACGCAAGCAAAGACTttccagtttttgaagaatatgTTATTGAACCATCGGAGATGGACGATGACAAGATAGAATTTAAAAGTCAAGGTGACGAAGTAAAAGATACTTTTACCAATAGGGTTGCTAGATTTAAAAAGCTTGAAGGAAATGATGATGCTATAGAGAAAAATGATTTTGCTGATTTGTCCATTCCTAATACGATGATGCCTTCGTATTTTGACACAGGTAACTATGCTGTTGAAACTCATGTCAAAAATTCACTAAAATCACCGACTATTGCAAGGATACCGCCAGGTTTTGAGGATCATTATGAATTAGTGCCTAAGGGTCATAATCAACGTGGAACTGTAAAAGTACCAGAAACTTCGACACAAACAACAATCACTACAACAATTAGTGATGTGCACACAAAAACTGAGAATTTGACATCTACTGTTTTGTCCAATATTACACCTTTAACAAACGAACCTACAAACATACAAGAACCAAAGTTGGAAACAAGACTGCCTGATTTTACTGGTGTTTTTCAGGCAAATATAAAACTTGCTGATACTAGTTTCACTGGTGCTGAGATAAGTATAGAATCTACAAAAGAACATACCTCTGTTAATCCTCAAGCTAATATTGAAGATAAAGTGCAGGAAAATAAACCAATACCGTTACCAGATCCTATAAATTTCTTCGCATCCTCAACACAAGAAACTGAAACGACGGAAGGCGTGAATAGGTTGGCAAGCTATTTTGCGGCACCACCTAAAACTAACACTACGAAGTCTTTTTTTGAATTAAGCCAAGGACAAGACCATTATAGACAAAATGACGAAATAAAAGGAAGCAAACCTTTTTTTGAATTAAGTCAAAGTCAAGATcattataaagaaaatattgcCAACATTCCACACGATAGATACATAGCGAACTTAAATCTTATGAGTGACTTGACATCCCCTCAAAACATAGAGCCTAATAAAGAGCAAATAGTTAGAACAGTCAACTATTTTACCGTAGAATACGACAATGACATTCTTAATTTTAACAAAGGTGAACCTAGTctcaatattataaaacaaaacataaataaacaaactgCCAACCAACCAGATATCGTGAAAGATGAAATCGAACTAGAAAAAGAGGAAACCATTCTAAATGACGAAATATTAACAGAAATTATAAAGAAATGTAGATATTGTAAAGATTTAAAAGCGGGTCCCATTTTGACGATTAACGAGGTCGATTTAGACTTAGTCCAGGTTAGGTTTAGACAAGCTATGGACGGTGCTAGTAGCCCTAAGAAGGAACAAGTGAATGTGGAGCCAAGAAGGGATAAAGAGCGATCAGTCAACGTCAGGATGGAAGACGTTGCGTCTGATGGAGACAATAGCGAAGGAGTTGCTATGATGACCGAG AATCGCTCCTCGAACGAGTACGAGGCGGTCAAACACCACTGGTTTTACCGAGTGGACTGCGAAGATAAGTCGACTTGGCGCGGGTTCTCTGTCATGGATTCGAGGGCTATAGAAAACGCGTTTCAGAGCC CGAATCTAAATGAAAGTACGCTGGTTCCGACCGACGGTGGCAGATATGACGTGAACGTGATCGGACGACTGAGGATAGCTGTGTATTGGTCGGATAAGCCAACCAATGTCCGGAG ATGCAGTTGGTTCTATAAGGGCACCACTGATGCGCGGTATGTGCCCTATACAGAGGCCGTGGCTGAAAAATTAGAG GTGGAATACCGTCACGGTATAACGACAGGGGAATGGCACCGCCGTCTGGTTCTCCCGAACAACGAGTTGGTAGTGATGCACGGGCCGGCAGTCATGGTGCATTTCCTGCAGGCCGGCGCCACTGACGCGTTCAGTGCGCCAAAT CAATCCGCCATGCGCCCGCGCGTCGTCCGCCGCGGCATCGACGAATCGGAGATCGAGGACTCTGAACCGTCGAGTATAGACCATCTGCTGTTACTCTGTCACGGCGTCGGCTCCGCCTGCGATATGCGGTTTCGAGCCGTCGAGGAAGTTG TGGACGACTTTCGAGCGACGAGTCTTCAACTATTGCAGTCGCATTACAGGAACTCGTACGACAACGGCATCGTTGGAAGAGTTGAG GTGCTGCCGATCTCGTGGCACGCCAGCCTGCACGCGGGCCCGCGCGGCGTGGACCGGCGCCTGGCGCGCGTCACGCTCGCCTCCATCCCGCGCCTGCGCAACTTCACCAACGACACCGTGCTCGACGTGCTGTTCTACACCAGCCCACATTACTGTCAG ATGATCCTAGACACGGTATGCGGCGAGCTGAACCGTATCTACACCCTGTTCATGTCTCGCAACCCGGACTTCAAGGGGCGCGTCTCCCTCGGCGGCCATTCTCTCGGCAGCGTCATATTATACGATCTGCTGTGTAACCAACCG ATACCACGGAACCCCGTGAAGCCTCGCAGCGAGAAGACTTACATCAGTGGAACGGCAGCCAACAACCCTACGATGCAATACCCCACTCTATGCTTCGAGCCTTTGGCGCTTTACGCCCTCGGGAGCCCTATTG CCATATTCGAGTGCATCCGCGGCGTGGACATGTTGGGCAGCGACTTCTACCTGCCCACGTGCCGCAATTTCTTCAATATCTTCCACCCCTACGACCCCATAGCGTACAG AATTGAGCCTTTGGTGAACCCCCAGCTTCAAGATGTAAAACCCTCCCTAATACCGCACCATAAGGGCAGAAAACGAATGCATTTAG agttaaaagACACCATGGCCAGAGTAGGGGCAGACTTGAAGCAAAAACTGGTGGAGTCCATCAAAAGCACGTGGTCCTCCATGTGGTCCTCCGCCGCCCCGCCGGACCACCAGCTCGAGAAG GTCGTGGAAGAAGAGATAGAAAAAGAGCAGCTTGAGGAAGAGAGTTCGAAGGATGAACCCGTCCAGGCTGATGTG ACCCCGGGCGAGATGCTGGGCCGGCTCAACAACGGGCGCCGAGTGGATTACGTCCTTCAAGAAGCTCCTTTTGAGATGATCAACGAGTACATCTTCGCCATGTCCAGCCACGTTTGTTATTG GGAATCAGAAGATGTGATGCTCCTCATACTGCGCGAGATCTACGACTCCATGGGGGTCCAGCCTGACGTCACCGTCCCACAGCAGAGCCTGACTGTGCAGCGGACCACTATAGTGACTAGC